In bacterium 336/3, the following proteins share a genomic window:
- a CDS encoding octanoyltransferase, translated as MNKSVRVENLGRIDYQKAWDYQTELFDKTVQLKIQNRNNPETEEPTPNYFLFCEHPHVYTLGKSGSIDNLLLDEQGLQERHIGFYKINRGGDITYHGDGQIVGYPILDLDNFLPDIHKYMRSLEDVIILTLADYGIEAGRINGFTGVWLDYNGGKNPRKICAMGVKTSRWVTMHGFAFNINTDLQFFDYIVPCGISDKAVTSLHKELGRNIPLAEVQEKILKHFADIFEAEVQISETQKV; from the coding sequence ATGAATAAATCCGTTAGAGTAGAAAACTTAGGCAGAATAGATTATCAAAAAGCTTGGGATTACCAAACTGAGCTTTTTGATAAAACAGTGCAACTCAAAATCCAAAATAGAAACAACCCTGAAACTGAAGAACCTACACCCAATTATTTCTTATTTTGTGAGCATCCTCATGTTTATACCCTAGGAAAAAGTGGCTCCATAGATAACTTGTTATTGGATGAACAAGGTTTACAGGAAAGACATATTGGATTTTATAAAATCAACAGAGGTGGTGATATTACATACCATGGTGATGGGCAAATTGTAGGTTATCCAATTTTAGATTTGGACAATTTTTTGCCTGATATTCATAAATACATGCGTTCTTTGGAAGACGTAATTATTTTGACTCTTGCAGATTATGGCATAGAAGCGGGCAGGATAAATGGTTTTACAGGTGTTTGGTTGGATTATAATGGAGGAAAAAATCCTCGTAAAATTTGTGCAATGGGTGTCAAAACCAGTCGTTGGGTTACTATGCATGGTTTTGCGTTTAATATCAATACAGATTTACAGTTTTTTGATTATATTGTTCCTTGTGGTATTTCCGATAAAGCTGTAACCTCTTTACACAAAGAACTAGGCAGAAATATTCCATTAGCAGAAGTACAAGAAAAGATTTTAAAGCACTTTGCTGATATATTCGAAGCAGAAGTACAAATTTCTGAAACTCAAAAGGTATAA
- a CDS encoding glyoxalase: protein MKRVTGLGGIFFKTKNPQQTKDWYQKHLGLPTDDYGATFEWRDAENPEEKGSTVWSPFKEDTQYFAPSQKDFMINYRVENLVELVEVLKSEGVIILDEIETYDYGKFVHILDLDGNKIELWQPL from the coding sequence ATGAAAAGAGTAACAGGTCTTGGAGGTATTTTCTTTAAAACGAAAAATCCTCAACAAACAAAAGATTGGTATCAAAAACATTTAGGTTTGCCAACAGATGATTATGGAGCTACTTTTGAATGGAGAGATGCTGAAAATCCAGAAGAAAAAGGCTCTACTGTATGGAGTCCATTTAAAGAAGATACTCAATACTTTGCCCCTTCTCAGAAAGATTTTATGATAAATTACAGAGTTGAGAATCTTGTAGAATTGGTTGAGGTGTTAAAATCTGAAGGAGTAATCATTCTGGACGAAATTGAAACCTATGATTATGGAAAATTTGTTCATATTTTAGATTTAGATGGAAACAAGATAGAACTTTGGCAACCTTTATAA
- a CDS encoding glutamate-1-semialdehyde aminotransferase (Converts (S)-4-amino-5-oxopentanoate to 5-aminolevulinate during the porphyrin biosynthesis pathway), which yields MNFSNSQQLFERAKKTIPGGVNSPVRAFKSVGGSPVFIKNAKGAYLYDEDGNEYIELINSWGPMILGHANPKIQAALSKAIENSFSYGAPTQREIEMAELICHMVPSVEKVRMVNSGTEACMSAIRAARGFTGRNKIIKFEGCYHGHGDSFLIAAGSGAYTMGSPDSLGVTQGVANDTLTAPYNDLEAVKKLVDANTNEIACIILEPVVGNMGCVLPQDGFLQGLRDICTKENIILIFDEVMTGFRLARGGAQELFGIKPDLSTFGKIIGGGLPVGAYGGRKEIMDCISPVGKVYQAGTLSGNPMAMAAGLTMLTELNENPAIYKTLDQITTQITQGIQLALDKLKLPYTINKIGSMYSLFFTDIHVTDFQTAKTCNVELFGKYFHKMLSKGVYLAPSQFESLFVSLAISDDNLAHIAKANEEALTEIHA from the coding sequence ATGAATTTTAGCAATAGCCAACAACTTTTCGAAAGAGCAAAAAAAACTATCCCTGGTGGTGTCAATTCGCCTGTAAGAGCCTTTAAATCAGTAGGAGGTTCTCCTGTTTTTATCAAAAATGCAAAAGGAGCTTATTTGTATGATGAAGATGGAAATGAATATATTGAACTAATTAATTCTTGGGGTCCAATGATTTTGGGACATGCTAATCCAAAAATTCAGGCTGCTTTATCCAAAGCCATTGAAAACTCATTTTCGTATGGAGCTCCAACTCAGAGAGAAATCGAAATGGCTGAACTTATCTGCCACATGGTACCTTCAGTAGAGAAAGTAAGGATGGTAAACTCTGGTACAGAGGCATGTATGAGTGCTATTCGTGCAGCAAGAGGTTTCACAGGCAGAAATAAAATCATTAAATTTGAAGGATGTTATCATGGACATGGAGATAGTTTTTTGATTGCTGCTGGTAGTGGTGCCTACACAATGGGTTCGCCTGATAGTTTGGGTGTAACACAAGGAGTAGCCAATGATACCCTTACAGCACCTTATAACGATTTGGAGGCTGTTAAAAAGCTTGTGGATGCCAATACAAACGAAATTGCTTGTATCATTTTAGAGCCTGTAGTAGGTAATATGGGTTGTGTATTGCCTCAAGATGGCTTTTTACAAGGTTTGAGAGATATTTGTACAAAAGAGAACATTATTCTCATTTTTGATGAAGTAATGACAGGTTTTAGGCTTGCAAGAGGTGGAGCTCAAGAGTTATTTGGCATCAAACCAGATTTAAGCACATTCGGAAAAATTATTGGAGGTGGATTGCCTGTAGGTGCTTACGGTGGCAGAAAAGAAATTATGGATTGTATTTCTCCTGTTGGAAAAGTTTATCAGGCAGGTACATTATCTGGCAACCCAATGGCTATGGCTGCTGGGCTTACCATGCTTACAGAGCTCAACGAAAATCCTGCAATTTACAAGACTTTAGATCAGATTACAACCCAAATCACACAAGGCATCCAGTTGGCTTTAGATAAACTAAAACTACCCTATACCATCAATAAAATTGGTTCAATGTATAGTTTATTTTTCACGGATATTCATGTTACAGATTTTCAGACAGCTAAAACCTGTAATGTGGAGTTATTTGGCAAGTACTTCCATAAAATGCTTTCCAAAGGAGTTTATTTAGCTCCTTCGCAGTTTGAAAGTTTATTTGTTTCGCTTGCTATTTCTGATGATAATTTGGCTCATATTGCAAAAGCCAATGAAGAAGCTCTTACCGAAATTCACGCTTAA